Genomic window (Streptomyces sp. RerS4):
CCAAGGCTTCCGCCGGGCGCGGTACGACGGCCACCTCCCGGAAGCCGTGCCGCTCGCCGCTCGCCCCCACGCGCGGCTCGGTCAGCCAGCGCCGCAGCAGGTCGAGGTCCTCCGGGAAGCCGCTCTCGTACGCCTCGACCCCGGCCCCGAAGACCTCCAGGTCCACCCATGGCCCGCCCCGACCCACCCCGAGGCTGAACCGTCCCCCGGAGGTGATGTGCAGCAGGGCGGTCTGTTCCCCGAGGGCCACCGGGTGCGTGTTCGGCAGGACGCTCACCGCCGTGCCCACTCTGAGTCGCCGGGTCCGGCCCAGCAGCAGCGCCGCCAGGGTCACCGCCGAGGGGCACACCCCGTACGGGACGAAGTGGTGCTCGGCGAGCCAGACCGCGTCCAGCCCCGCCTCCTCGGCCACCTCGGCCGTCCGCACCGCGCGGTGCAGTGCCTCCCCCTGCCCCTGGCCCGGGAACTGGGCCGCCAGTACAAACGCTCCTACGCGCATCGCCCTTAGCCTCCTCGCGGCTGACGCGGCCTCCCCCAGGTGGACCGACTCGCTGATGGCATCAACGTCTGCCGGCAACAACGTCTGACACGTGCCAAAGGCACGGCCTGACACGAAAGTTATTGAGATTGTCGGGCCAGTTCCCGTACAGGGTCGGCCTTCTCCGGACACCCTGCGGGTACCCGGGTTCGCTGCGCGTAGTCTGGAAGAAATTCACTGCCCGCCGCCCCTTCGTGAGGTATACGTGTCACCGCGCCACAACCGCCCCAAGGGCGGCGAGACTCCGGACGAACGACCCGGCGCCGGCCTCGACCGGTTCGGGCTGGAGCGGACCGAGGAGTACCTCGGCGAGGAATGGAAGGTGCGGCACGTCGCGGGCGCCGCCGCGGCGGGCAAGCGCTACCGCTGTCCGGGCTGCGACCAGGAGATCCCCTCCGGCACCCCGCACCTGGTGGCCTGGCCGGAGTACGGCGGCGTCGACGACCGCCGGCACTGGCACAAGGCCTGCTGGAACGCGAAGGACCGCCGCACCTCCAAGGTGCAGCGGTCCCGCAACGCGCCCAGGTACTAGGGGGCGTATTCGGTTGTGATCAAGAGGTGGTCCTCTTTGCAGATGGTGCGGACGGTCGCCAGGCGTACACGGACGAACTCGCCGATAGCATGCCCGGCATGCGAGTGCTGGTGGTCGAGGACGACGAAGATCTGCGGTTCGCGGTCGTGGCGGCCCTGCGGGGCGGCGGGATGGCCGTCGACGAGGCATGCGATCTTCCGGCCGCAGATGAGGCGCTCTTCGTCAACGACTACAGCTGCGTCGTGTTCGACCGCATGCTGCCGTCCGGCGACTCCGCCGAGTACGTCCAGGGCATGCGACGCGACGGGCGAACCGTACCGGTGCTGTTCCTCACCGCCCGCGACACCGTCGCCGACCGGGTCGAAGGCTTCGCGACCGGCGGCGACGACTACCTGGTCAAGCCGTTCGCCGTACCGGAGCTGGTGGCCCGGGTGCGCAGCCTGTGCCGGCGGGCCGAGGCCCCCCGCTCGCCGGTCCACCGCTGCGGCGGGCTGGAGATCAACACGGCCCGGCGTACGGTGCACCGCGACGGCGTGTTGCTGGGCCTGACCGGCAAGGAGTTCGCTGTCCTGGAGGTGCTGGCCGCCCGCCTCGGGGAGGCGGTGCGCCGCGCCGAACTGATCGAGAGCTGCTGGGACGAGCTGACCGAGCCCAACTCCAACGTCGTCGAGGTACTGGTCTCCCAGCTGCGCCGCAAGCTCGGCGATCCGCCGCTGATCCACACCGTCCGGGGTGTCGGCTACCGTCTGGACGCGGAGTCGGACGGGTGAGACCGCCGACCCCGGCGGGCCGCATCCGTAGGCTGCGCCGGCGCATCGCCCTGCTCTTCACCCTGACCAGTGCCGTCGCCCTGATCGGCATGGCCGCTCTCGCCGTCCACGCGGACGACACCTCCTGGCGCGGACAGGTCGACGCCGACCTGACGGCGCGCGTGCGCGAGGCCGTCGCCGAACTGCGCACCGGCGACGACGGCGCGCTGCTGTATCCGGACCCCAAAGAGGGCGGCTACGACTGCCCGGCCGTGACCCTGTTGACCGGCCCACCGGACCGGCTCACCGTAGCTGCCCGAGCACACCGGCCCTGTGTCACCGCGGCGCCCGCCGCCGTCAACGCGGTGGCGCAGGCCGCCGCCGTCGCTCCGGACAGCGCCCGTGCCACCTCCTACGACCAGGGCGGGCACCAGGTACGGCTGTTCGCCCAGTCCTTCCTCGCGCCACCGGACGAGGACGTTCCCACCGGTGTCGTCGTCGCGGCCACCGACGTCTCCGCCCCCCAGAGCGCGCACGACCGGCTGACGCTGGAGAT
Coding sequences:
- a CDS encoding ATP/GTP-binding protein, which encodes MSPRHNRPKGGETPDERPGAGLDRFGLERTEEYLGEEWKVRHVAGAAAAGKRYRCPGCDQEIPSGTPHLVAWPEYGGVDDRRHWHKACWNAKDRRTSKVQRSRNAPRY
- a CDS encoding response regulator transcription factor, which codes for MRVLVVEDDEDLRFAVVAALRGGGMAVDEACDLPAADEALFVNDYSCVVFDRMLPSGDSAEYVQGMRRDGRTVPVLFLTARDTVADRVEGFATGGDDYLVKPFAVPELVARVRSLCRRAEAPRSPVHRCGGLEINTARRTVHRDGVLLGLTGKEFAVLEVLAARLGEAVRRAELIESCWDELTEPNSNVVEVLVSQLRRKLGDPPLIHTVRGVGYRLDAESDG